Proteins from one Microcoleus sp. bin38.metabat.b11b12b14.051 genomic window:
- a CDS encoding restriction endonuclease has translation MTILTVQILCSEAAIFSAAESQHPEPLLYGVTDGKAIGTYLEQKFKLYLKLRYEFLEGNSASGIDFPGLLVDVKVTSVKQPQSSCPFKSARQKIFGLGYSLIIFVYEKTDNSTNRTATLNILHTIYVSAERTADFQMTRGIRNILENEGNKDDLLAFLLDRNLPVDEIEADKIADEIMINPPLQGFLTISNALQWRLQYGRVIERAGKEDGVIAVYRFNS, from the coding sequence ATGACGATTCTGACTGTACAAATTCTTTGTTCTGAAGCAGCAATATTTTCAGCAGCCGAGTCTCAACATCCAGAACCTCTGCTTTACGGAGTCACAGACGGAAAGGCTATTGGGACATATTTAGAACAAAAGTTCAAACTGTATCTCAAGCTGCGATATGAATTTTTAGAAGGAAACTCAGCAAGCGGCATCGATTTTCCCGGACTACTTGTGGATGTCAAAGTAACAAGCGTTAAACAACCACAATCCTCATGCCCTTTTAAATCTGCAAGACAAAAGATTTTTGGGCTTGGATATTCACTGATTATCTTTGTTTACGAAAAGACAGACAACAGCACAAATCGAACTGCAACGCTGAATATTCTGCATACAATTTACGTAAGTGCGGAAAGAACAGCAGATTTTCAAATGACCCGTGGAATTCGCAATATTTTAGAGAACGAAGGTAACAAAGATGATTTGCTGGCTTTTCTGCTTGACAGAAATCTACCTGTTGACGAAATTGAAGCCGATAAAATTGCCGACGAAATAATGATAAATCCGCCCCTACAGGGATTTTTGACTATTTCTAATGCGTTGCAATGGCGACTTCAGTATGGCAGAGTAATTGAGCGTGCCGGAAAAGAAGACGGCGTGATAGCAGTTTACAGATTTAACTCATGA